One Nerophis ophidion isolate RoL-2023_Sa unplaced genomic scaffold, RoL_Noph_v1.0 HiC_scaffold_97, whole genome shotgun sequence genomic window carries:
- the LOC133547412 gene encoding uncharacterized protein LOC133547412: MRHFFTLHKLGQELLKRKLTMVGTIRKNRSELPPQLLTSKNRRVKSSKFVYTADTSRVSFVPKKGKNVVLMCTLHGEGRICDQEHHKPEIIMDYNATKGGVDNMDKLVTAYSCKRRTLRWPLVIIFDMLDISAYNSFVIWMALNPEWKRVKLQKRRPFLEGLGMALVRPQMERRDYVPRTPASAAMVRRIQEENAGGLSAEPEQQEEVCGPKMERKTTRISATHTHSKALPLKCCIG; this comes from the exons ATGCGACACTTTTTTACTTTGCACAAACTGGGACAGGAGCTCCTGAAGAGGAAGCTGACCATGGTGGGAACAATAAGGAAAAACAGGTCAGAGCTCCCACCTCAACTGCTGACTTCAAAGAACAGGCGTGTCAAGTCTTCCAAGTTTGTATACACGGCTGACACATCCCGGGTATCCTTTGTGCCGAAGAAAGGCAAGAATGTGGTGCTCATGTGTACACTGCACGGGGAAGGAAGAATCTGTGACCAGGAACATCACAAACCAGAGATCATCATGGATTATAACGCCACAAAAGGAGGGGTAGACAACATGGACAAGCTGGTGACGGCCTACAGCTGCAAACGGAGGACTTTACGCTGGCCACTGGTGATAATATTTGACATGTTGGACATCTCAGCGTACAACTCCTTTGTCATTTGGATGGCACTGAACCCAGAGTGGAAACGAGTGAAGCTCCAGAAAAGACGGCCCTTCCTTGAGGGTCTGGGAATGGCATTGGTGAGACCACAAATGGAGAGAAGAGATTATGTCCCCAGAACCCCAGCCTCTGCAGCCATGGTGAGGAGGATTCAGGAGGAGAATGCTGGTGGCCTGTCTGCAGAGCCTGAA CAACAAGAAGAAGTGTGCGGACCCAAGATGGAGAGGAAAACAACACGTatatctgcaacacacacacacagtaaagctCTGCCCCTCAAGTGTTGTATAGGCTAG